The Saccharomyces paradoxus chromosome XV, complete sequence DNA window CGtcgaaaaatttttcagttgtCTTCAGCTGACACTTGCCTGTTTCATAGTAGTTGTAACTTTAACTTTCAAAcataaaacttttttgaaagtgTATCCTTCACATGACCTGAATCCCTTCAACAGCGAAACAGTATCCTCAAAATCTCTTATCACTTTTTATAATTGTTTCCTTCCCCTTTTTATAGTAACTCGCTGCTAAAACACTTTTATCCATAATCTTCTTTGTGTCGAAACTCAAGGTCAATAGACCAGCATCTATTAGAAGAGAAGAGGGAGAAGTAAGATACTGCTACAGCATTAGATCccaaggaagaaaattctaTATCACCCAAGAAGTGTGCAAGCAAATCAGGTACACACTAAGATGGCAGCACATCAAATGGACTCAATAGCGTATGCTAATAACGTTACTCAACCATACATACAGCCACAAACTCTACACGATATTTCAGCTGTGGAggatgaaattcaaaataaaatagaGGCCGCCAGACAAGAGAGTAAACAGCTTCATGCCCAAATAAATAAAGCAAAACATAAGATACAAGATGCAAGCTTATTCCAGATGGCCAGTAAAGTCGTGTCGTTGACCAAAAATAAGATCAACTTGAAACCAAATATCGTATTGAAAGgtcataataataaaatctCAGATTTTCGCTGGAGTCGAGATTCCAAACGTATCCTGAGTGCAAGCCAAGATGGCTTCATGCTTATATGGGATAGTGCTTCGGGTTTGAAACAAAACGCTATTCCATTGGATTCCCAGTGGGTTCTCTCCTGTGCTATCTCACCATCGAGTAATTTGGTAGCGAGTGCAGGACTAAACAATAACTGTACCATTTATAGAGTTTCGAAAGAAAACAGAGTACAACAAAACGTTGCGTCAATTTTTAAAGGACATACTTGTTACATTTCGGACATTGAATTCACAGACAACGCACATATATTGACTGCAAGTGGGGATATGACGTGTGCCTTGTGGGATATACCGAAAGCAAAGAGAGTGAGAGAATATTCTGACCATTTAGGTGACGTTTTGGCATTAGCCATTCCTGAAGAGTCAAACTCAGAAAATTCCTCCAATACATTCGCCAGTTGTGGATCAGATGGGTATACTTACATATGGGATAACAGATCTCCATCCGCTGTACAAAGCTTCTACGTTAACGATAGTGATATCAATGCTCTTcgatttttcaaagacgGGATGTCAATTGTGACAGGAAGTGACAATGGTGTAATAAATATGTATGATTTAAGGTCAGACTGCTCTATTGCtactttttctcttttccgAGGTTATGAAGAACGAATCTCTACCCCTACTTATATGGCAGCTAACATGGAGTACAATACCGCTCAATCACCAAAAACTCTAAAATCAACGAGCTCAAGCTACCTAGACAACCAAGGTGTTGTTTCTTTAGACTTCAGTGCATCAGGAAGATTAATGTACTCATGTTATACAGACATTGGTTGTATTGTGTGGGATGTATTGAAAGCAGAGATTGTTGGAAAATTGGAAGGTCATGGTGGGAGAATCACTGGTGTACGCTCCAGTCCAGATGGGTTAGCTGTATGTACAGGTTCTTGGGACTCGACTATGAAAATATGGTCTCCAGGTTATCAATAGTTCGAATTGGAAATTCAATGAGCAATGATCATCAATGAACGCcattatatataatatacataCACACACCCATCTCATATTACATAGAgtaataatagtaacatTAGGTTCGCAGAAGCGAAAAAGCGTTCTTCAACTAGGTGGACTCTTTTCGATTTGTATTAAAAACTAGTACAAACATTCAGTAATGGAAATTCAAAGCCCAGCAACTGcttccttttcctctttgGAGAGTTGGATCAAACACGCATAAAAGTGGCATTCATTTAACGGTCTTTTTCTGCCGTGTTGGAATATTAGTATTATTCACCGACTTATTTTGTCTGACCAGGACCATCTATGTCTTCGAGGATTGATTACCCTTCATAATGGCTTAAAACTACTTCGCTTATCATGAACCTGTATTGGCTCTTCTTTACGAGTTGGAAAACTGGTTGCGTCTGAGGCAAGATTTTCCATCTCTTGTCTAGTGGATCgattatttgaaaatttcaaaaaagccTGAATTCTAGTTAACAATTCGTCCGGTAGTTGTGTtataaacataaaaaatcGCTCCCTCCTAGgatgattttcaattgcCTTCTGTACTGCTGGGTCATTCAATATCATTTGAACAACGTCCGTCATCATGTCCTCATCTATAAGCGCAAGACTTTTAACCCAGGGCAAATCGGCCATACGGAGAGACATCTCCTCTTCTGGAGACACAACTCTCCACGGGACATCGAAATATTTGGAAAGCTCCCCATTGAGATGTGAAAATTCATAAGGCACATTAACGGTATAATCAACTGCATATGCATCATCCTCAAACGTTAAATCATGTTCAATGCTAAACTTCCCAGCGTTGTCCATGAAGAAGCACTCTATTTTTAGATTAAACTCTCCCCAGCCAGTTTCCTTGATAAGAAATGGAAGCGAATTCAGTCGTTTTCTGGGCTGTTTAAAGCTAGGGTGCAAATGGTATATGCATTTGGAGAGGATGGTAGGCTCCACTTCGTTTCCTTCTGCATCTAGCATAAGGAGCTCCATCTGCCACCGACGCAAAGGAAGTTCATTTTCCTGGATATTTTGTTCTGGTATTATAACCTGTTGTGTTTTTACTCTGAAAGTGACTTCTATTGAACGATCCATAAAAGAGCGTTTATTATACggcaggaaaaaaaaactttcttaGAATCAAAGGCAATTATAGCGTAGTTTGTGGATAATCTTGAGTTACTGcactttttttcacctGAACAAGGCAGCTCTAATATATAGTCGTGCGAATCTAGTAGTGATGAGTTCTTAATCTAACCATAGTTTTTCGTTGCCCGTGTAACGCGACCGCGTCAGCTCTGAACGTCACTAAATAATACTATTAATtggttttttatttatatgttATTTAAATGCTTTCTCTATCTAAAATTTGATTATAACGGCTGCTTAACTTTAAGGGTAAAGTAACAAATATAGACCGaataaaaatgttaaaATTCCCATTGACGGCATTATAAAGGGTGATGAGTTTTCGTATCCCCCAATAGTTGTAATATTTGCCGGGGCGATGGTTGGAAATATCCCAACACTAGTAACGCCCGTGGATACAGCCAAATCTGTTGTACTAGATAAATACGGAATGGTACTGGTTAGTATTGCAGTACTTATCGGCCTTTGGCTGTTATTGATTATGCTGTTATTGGTGGCCAAAACCTCTTCATACGCATATATTTTCGGTTTCGGAGCCTCTTCAAATACTTCATCTGTCTCTTTTTTCCCCTGTATGTTGTCTTCCATGATTTCATACAGAATGCTTTCGATTtgagaaaactttttgtGCTCCACTATTGCTAGGGGATCTTCCAACAGAAAATCTATTACAGATTTGGAAGCAAGGACCGTATCAACATGTTCTTGTGGATCTAGAGCTCGTGGCCCCTCTGGCAAGTCTGCTAGTACTAGGTATGGACTAAATTCCATTTGGTTTAGCAGGGCTGGTGGCAATGAGTTCTTATCTAGATGGAAAACTAAAGGACTAGGTTCATTTTGTCCTGCTTGGTCTTCTTCATAGTCATCTGATGTAAAAGTAATTGAATATTTGGTAGCAAACACTTGAGCCATAAAAAAAGCGAAGAAAAGGGAAGACAAATATAATCCTAACATTTCAGTgagaatcaaaaaaaaatttgatacAAAACTTTACTTTCCTTCCTTACGTGATAGTTACTGGCTTGAtgtctttttttagttATATGCAAGAATGTTTGGTTAGCTGCTAGTCTTTTGTCTTGAATCTTATTGTAATTATCACAAATACTTCCAGGAAAAAGAGCAATTTATATAGCATACAAAAGCGGATTCTTCCATGAACAAAAAGCAAATGACAATCAGCAAATGACAATCAGCCAAACATTTTGTGGTTGCTATATGGCACAAAAACCGCAgacacaaaaaaagaagtaaaaagGGAGCGAgcatgaatttttttatttaaatatAATTGAGATATGTATTAATAAAGTATCTTTCATAATTTTTGACGAATGTTgttacttttcttttcataaaGTGCTATTAAAAGTTGGGTTGTGGTTCGTCGCGCCGAAAAAATGGACCTCATTTAAATATTTCCTTGAATTGCTTAACAATGCTGTTTTTGATGGCAGTTGGTGATGTTTTCCATTCTGTTGGCAATGACTTCCAGTCGATTTCTCCcataatttctttaatttgGATCTTTTTCTCACCTGCCTTTGTTTTAAGGGCGTCCAACAGTTTCTTCACATTTTGATCAATATCAAGCTCCGAAGACACTGGCAATTGGTccatatatttctttatgACTTCCATTTCGCCTTGCTCTTTGGCCACTAGATCGTCCCTTTTGTTCGCAATGAACTCATCAATAGAGTCCTTTCTTTGAGATATTAACTTAGAATACATGTCGTATAGGGAGTACTCATCGGCGCTCTTCCCTTTTAAGGCAATTTCCTTGTTTTTTATGGCTGATAACATGCTTCTTATTgctgttttcttcatttcaTCCTTAGCAATCATAGCCTTTTTTAAATCTCCTTTCAATAAGCTGACTGCAGCCGTGTAGGCTGGAGAACTGTTATAACGAACGAAGGTTAGTCTATTTGAAACAAGTGGTCTAATTGATTGCCTGAACATTTTGAAATGGTGCTATCTGTTGTACTTCCCGCTGTATCTCAGGGTCTGTTCtattcattttctcttAAGCAATGTTGAagatcctttttttccctttaaaaataaaatcctTGCCCCGAAAAGTCCCGGATGCCGGGTAGAGGCAATTTATGTAATTTATCGTTTATGGAGTATAGATTGGTGGTGCTACACTAAGTATGTATGCTGATTCGAACTAGATTCAGTTTTTTTGATCAGTCTTTTTCACTCTCCTTTTCGAGGTAGTTGGTCCAAAGCGATACGAAGCTTTCTGTTCTAGATACAGCGCTTGAGTTTCTGGACTGTTCATTATTCGAGATCAAACCGGCCTGCTGTTTCTTGTCTTCATCCCAGTTTAAGAAATTGGACAGTAACTCAAGAACTTCAAACTTCCTTGGATCTGCTCTGGGTATGGAAACGAAAGATATTAATAAATTGGATATCAGCTCTTTATCAACGGATTCAGAATCgcttgatttcttcaacataGCCAGGGCCTTCGTTAAATGTTCATTCAGTATGATAGCTTCGTGACGTAGTTTTCCGATCTGCAAGATGTGCTGCTTAGATTCTTCctcatatttttccttcataGACGCGTCCTCTTTCATGACTTCAAGTtggtttttcaaactttccAAAGTTTTCATGTCATTATTGTGTGATTCTAACTCCATGTCGAGTTGAGATCGTAAAGCCTTGATTTCCTGGTCTTTCTCTCTAGCCTCCTCTCCCCTTTTGTTGTCAACTTCTTCTATCTTCAATTCCAAATCGTTTAGCGAGTTTTTTAATACtattttctccttttcaTGGGATTCCAAAGCCTGCCTCAACTCATCTCTTTCTGCCCTCAAGTCTGATATGTCTTGCTTATTGTTTTCTAAGATTATCATGAGTTCCTGAACTTGAACATTTAGCTGATCCTTTTCCTTCCTGTAAGTATTAAGTTCCTTATtatgattttcaattatgTCCTGCTTTTCATCTTGCAAAGCCTCTATTCTTGATTCATActccaaaaaaatctcttCTGCACTTTCTTGCTCCTTTTCCAAGTTTTCTAACTCTGTATTTAGAGTCACAATCGTTGATTGCAATTCAGAGTTTTCAGTTTTGGTGGCttcaagttttttcttcagtttcaGGTTTTGTGATTCATATTCAGTAAGCTGCTCCTGTACTTCCTCTAATTGCTTTTGTGCTTCCTTCATCTTATTAAAAATTGATTTCATAGAGGATATCTTGCTCAATAATGTGTCATATTGTGTTTTGAATTCGTCCTTTTCCTTAATAACATTTGCCAGTTCATTTTTAAGGTTTTCATTAGGTGTTTCTTGATTCTTCTTGTCGTTTAGTTCCAAGTTTAAAcgttcaatttcttttttcagctCCTTTATCTCATCATCAGCTTTTTTGTCCTCTAAAGAGTTGATAGTGTGCGTAGTCGGGTCATCACCGACTTTTTGTCTATCTACTCCTTTAGATGGATCTTCCTGCTTATCGTCTGCATTGACCATGATACTATCAGTGTCTGGATCAgtggaaatttttgaaggagCGTATTCATTTACAGGGTtgactattttttcatgttcATTGACGGTTTCGTCAACGTCTTCCACATGGGGATGACTTTTAGCTTTTTTGcctgttttcttcttatttttgcCCATCCTAGTTAAAAATAATGCAATTGTTTGAGAGGATCAACTGGCTAGTATACACAAGCATATAGtatatcattttttataCAGAAATCTtatattattcaaaaatggaatttcTGTttgtttccatttttcGTATCAAAATGAGCACGAAATCCAAAAAGaagtattgaaaaaaaactaaaatgAGAAGGAACGTTTAATTCATCAGCGAAATCAGTAACTTCGTTGAATACGCTGCTTAATCCTTACACAATAAGGAATTGGGTATCCCGCAGCTAATTCTATAACCTGAGGCCAATCCATACTAAAGCTAACCGGAGAAAAATGGTCAATATTTCTGATTTCTTTggtaaaaataagaaatctGTAAGATCGTCAACATCCAGACCTATAGGACAAGCAGGTGCGTCTAAACCGGAAGTTATCGATTTAGATAATGAATCTGACCAAGAATCAAATGATAAAACGCCAAAGAAGGCGCCTTCGAGTAAGGTAATTGATATATCAGAGACACCtgaagcagaaaaaaagtttcctCTTCCCGCAAAGAGGAAGGCCTCTTCATCAGTTGTGAAGCCACCgagttcaaaaaaacaaaaacctCCCTCTAAAGTTTCAGACTCTCCTTCAAACATTACGGCTCAAGATATACTAGACAAAATCCCATCCTTGGATCTATCAAGTGTTCACGTGAAAGAGAATGTTAAgtttgatttcaaaagcGCAAATTCAAATGCAGATCCAAACGAAATTGCTTCTGAAATAGGTAATTTTCCTGAAGGAAAGCCTAATTGTTTGTTAGGCCTAACGATTGTCTTTACAGGCATCCTGCCAACCTTAGAGCGTGGCGCTTCTGAAGCTTTAGCGAAAAGATACGGTGCGAGGGTTACtaaatcaatttcaagCAAAACTTCTGTGGTAGTCCTAGGTGATGAAGCAGGACCAAAAAAActagaaaaaatcaagcaATTAAAAATCAAAGCCATAGACGAAGAAGGTTTTAAGCAGTTGATTGCTGGAATGCCTGCTGAAGGTGGTGACGGGGAAGCTGCTGAAAAAGCACGTCGAAAACTAGAAGAACAGCATCATATTGCTACTAAAGAAGCAGAATTACTGgtcaagaaagaaaaagaaagggcGAAGAAGCTCGCTACGTCTAAAATTTCTGGCGGTCATCCTCAGAAAGACAATGAGGTTAGggaagaagataaattGTGGACTGTGAAGTACGCACCAACAAATCTGCAACAGGTCTGTGGTAACAAAGGAAGCGTAtccaaattgaaaaactggTTAGCTAATTGggaaaattcaaagaaaaatggatttAAACACGCCGGTAAAGATGGTTCTGGAGTTTTTAGGGCGGCGATGTTATATGGTCCTCCTGGTATCGGGAAAACAACCGCTGCTCATTTAGTTGCACAAGAGCTTGGGTATGACATTCTTGAGCAAAACGCCTCTGATGTTCGCTCTAAAACTTTACTTAATGCTGGTGTCAAAAACGCTCTTGATAATATGTCTGTGGTAGGTTATTTCAAACACAACGAGGAGGCGCAAAATTTGAACGGAAAGCActtcgtcatcattatGGATGAGGTTGATGGTATGAGCGGAGGCGATAGGGGAGGGGTTGGCCAGCTGGCTCAATTTTGTCGTAAGACGTCAACTCCGCTGATTCTAATTTGCAATGAACGTAATTTACCGAAAATGAGGCCCTTTGATAGAGTGTGTCTTGATATCCAATTTAGAAGACCTGATGCTAATAGTATTAAATCAAGATTAATGACAATTGCTATTAGAGAGAAGTTCAAACTTGATCCAAATGTCATTGACAGACTGATACAGACTACAAGAGGTGATATCCGCCAGGTTATTAATCTACTTTCAACGATATCTACAACCACAAAAAACATTAATCACGAAAATATCAACGAGATCTCAAAGGCATGGGAGAAGAATATTGCCCTAAAGCCTTTTGACATTGCCCATAAAATGTTAGATGGACAGATATACTCAGACATAGGTTCAAAGAACTTTACACTAAATGATAAGATCGCATTATATTTTGATGACTTTGATTTCACACCCTTAATGATTCAGGAAAACTACTTATCTACAAGACCAAGCGTTTTGAAAGCTGGCCAATCACATTTAGAAGCTGTTGCTGAAGCGGCTGACTGCATTTCATTGGGTGATATTGTCGAAAGGAAGATTCGTAGCAGTGAGCAATTATGGAGTCTTTTGCCTTTGCATGCTGTTCTTTCATCTGTTTATCCAGCGTCAAAAGTTGCTGGACATATGGCAGGAAGAATCAATTTCACTACTTGGTTGGGCCAA harbors:
- the AIM41 gene encoding Aim41p (similar to YOR215C) yields the protein MFRQSIRPLVSNRLTFVRYNSSPAYTAAVSLLKGDLKKAMIAKDEMKKTAIRSMLSAIKNKEIALKGKSADEYSLYDMYSKLISQRKDSIDEFIANKRDDLVAKEQGEMEVIKKYMDQLPVSSELDIDQNVKKLLDALKTKAGEKKIQIKEIMGEIDWKSLPTEWKTSPTAIKNSIVKQFKEIFK
- the RUD3 gene encoding Rud3p (Golgi matrix protein~similar to YOR216C); protein product: MGKNKKKTGKKAKSHPHVEDVDETVNEHEKIVNPVNEYAPSKISTDPDTDSIMVNADDKQEDPSKGVDRQKVGDDPTTHTINSLEDKKADDEIKELKKEIERLNLELNDKKNQETPNENLKNELANVIKEKDEFKTQYDTLLSKISSMKSIFNKMKEAQKQLEEVQEQLTEYESQNLKLKKKLEATKTENSELQSTIVTLNTELENLEKEQESAEEIFLEYESRIEALQDEKQDIIENHNKELNTYRKEKDQLNVQVQELMIILENNKQDISDLRAERDELRQALESHEKEKIVLKNSLNDLELKIEEVDNKRGEEAREKDQEIKALRSQLDMELESHNNDMKTLESLKNQLEVMKEDASMKEKYEEESKQHILQIGKLRHEAIILNEHLTKALAMLKKSSDSESVDKELISNLLISFVSIPRADPRKFEVLELLSNFLNWDEDKKQQAGLISNNEQSRNSSAVSRTESFVSLWTNYLEKESEKD
- the RFC1 gene encoding replication factor C subunit 1 (Subunit of heteropentameric Replication factor C (RF-C)~similar to YOR217W), whose product is MVNISDFFGKNKKSVRSSTSRPIGQAGASKPEVIDLDNESDQESNDKTPKKAPSSKVIDISETPEAEKKFPLPAKRKASSSVVKPPSSKKQKPPSKVSDSPSNITAQDILDKIPSLDLSSVHVKENVKFDFKSANSNADPNEIASEIGNFPEGKPNCLLGLTIVFTGILPTLERGASEALAKRYGARVTKSISSKTSVVVLGDEAGPKKLEKIKQLKIKAIDEEGFKQLIAGMPAEGGDGEAAEKARRKLEEQHHIATKEAELLVKKEKERAKKLATSKISGGHPQKDNEVREEDKLWTVKYAPTNLQQVCGNKGSVSKLKNWLANWENSKKNGFKHAGKDGSGVFRAAMLYGPPGIGKTTAAHLVAQELGYDILEQNASDVRSKTLLNAGVKNALDNMSVVGYFKHNEEAQNLNGKHFVIIMDEVDGMSGGDRGGVGQLAQFCRKTSTPLILICNERNLPKMRPFDRVCLDIQFRRPDANSIKSRLMTIAIREKFKLDPNVIDRLIQTTRGDIRQVINLLSTISTTTKNINHENINEISKAWEKNIALKPFDIAHKMLDGQIYSDIGSKNFTLNDKIALYFDDFDFTPLMIQENYLSTRPSVLKAGQSHLEAVAEAADCISLGDIVERKIRSSEQLWSLLPLHAVLSSVYPASKVAGHMAGRINFTTWLGQNSKSGKYYRLLQEVHYHTRLGTSTDKIGLRLDYLPTFRKRLLDPFLKQGADAITSVIGVMDDYYLTKEDWDSIMEFFVGPDVTTAVIKKIPTAVKSGFTRKYNSMTHPVAIYRTGSTIGGGAVGTSTSTPDFEDVVDADDNPVPADDEETQDSGTDLKKDKLIKQKTKPTKRKTANSKTGSSKKRKTKA
- the SAS5 gene encoding Sas5p (Subunit of the SAS complex (Sas2p, Sas4p, Sas5p)~similar to YOR213C), translated to MDRSIEVTFRVKTQQVIIPEQNIQENELPLRRWQMELLMLDAEGNEVEPTILSKCIYHLHPSFKQPRKRLNSLPFLIKETGWGEFNLKIECFFMDNAGKFSIEHDLTFEDDAYAVDYTVNVPYEFSHLNGELSKYFDVPWRVVSPEEEMSLRMADLPWVKSLALIDEDMMTDVVQMILNDPAVQKAIENHPRRERFFMFITQLPDELLTRIQAFLKFSNNRSTRQEMENLASDATSFPTRKEEPIQVHDKRSSFKPL
- the STE4 gene encoding G protein subunit beta (G protein beta subunit~similar to YOR212W), which encodes MAAHQMDSIAYANNVTQPYIQPQTLHDISAVEDEIQNKIEAARQESKQLHAQINKAKHKIQDASLFQMASKVVSLTKNKINLKPNIVLKGHNNKISDFRWSRDSKRILSASQDGFMLIWDSASGLKQNAIPLDSQWVLSCAISPSSNLVASAGLNNNCTIYRVSKENRVQQNVASIFKGHTCYISDIEFTDNAHILTASGDMTCALWDIPKAKRVREYSDHLGDVLALAIPEESNSENSSNTFASCGSDGYTYIWDNRSPSAVQSFYVNDSDINALRFFKDGMSIVTGSDNGVINMYDLRSDCSIATFSLFRGYEERISTPTYMAANMEYNTAQSPKTLKSTSSSYLDNQGVVSLDFSASGRLMYSCYTDIGCIVWDVLKAEIVGKLEGHGGRITGVRSSPDGLAVCTGSWDSTMKIWSPGYQ
- the SPR2 gene encoding Spr2p (spore wall protein~similar to YOR214C) — translated: MLGLYLSSLFFAFFMAQVFATKYSITFTSDDYEEDQAGQNEPSPLVFHLDKNSLPPALLNQMEFSPYLVLADLPEGPRALDPQEHVDTVLASKSVIDFLLEDPLAIVEHKKFSQIESILYEIMEDNIQGKKETDEVFEEAPKPKIYAYEEVLATNNSIINNSQRPISTAILTSTIPYLSSTTDLAVSTGVTSVGIFPTIAPANITTIGGYENSSPFIMPSMGILTFLFGLYLLLYP